In one Nicotiana sylvestris chromosome 8, ASM39365v2, whole genome shotgun sequence genomic region, the following are encoded:
- the LOC138875838 gene encoding spindle pole body component 110-like — MANIYHQDPEFQVFREGLKHREDQLECKIEELRERDKELMKVVARNSELEVSLKAKEDELELSRGVTAENADLQAKVVDLTTGLSTKVAEIEGLKGELNVSADKLAAAISESVSLEDALRISRSELTEEKKASGHRVAGLEGRVKELEPKLTAINGQMALLWAEDTCQRSQPSMSRASTDPVVPRHLCELWVHAEARLDAYKAFHTEGRATKAEV; from the coding sequence ATGGCCAACATTTATCATCAGGACCCTGAGTTTCAAGTTTTCCGTGAGGGGCTCAAGCATCGGGAGGACCAGTTGGAGTGCAAGATTGAGGAGCTGAGGGAGAGGGATAAAGAGCTCATGAAGGTTGTTGCGCGTAACAGTGAGTTGGAGGTCTCCCTTAAGGCGAAGGAGGATGAACTCGAGTTGAGCAGGGGGGTAACGGCTGAGAATGCCGACTTACAGGCGAAGGTGGTCGACTTGACTACTGGGTTGAGTACTAAGGTAGCAGAGATTGAGGGGCTTAAGGGCGAGCTGAACGTTAGCGCTGATAAGCTGGCGGCAGCTATTTCTGAATCGGTATCTTTGGAAGATGCCCTTCGTATTTCTAGATCGGAGTTGACTGAGGAGAAGAAAGCCTCTGGTCATCGGGTGGCAGGGCTCGAAGGGCGTGTTAAAGAACTGGAGCCGAAGCTAACCGCAATAAACGGACAAATGGCCTTGCTGTGGGCGGAGGATACATGTCAACGTTCTCAGCCTTCTATGTCTCGCGCCTCAACTGATCCAGTTGTGCCCCGTCATTTATGCGAGTTGTGGGTCCATGCGGAGGCTCGACTTGATGCTTATAAGGCTTTTCACACTGAGGGAAGGGCTACTAAGGCAGAGGTTTAG
- the LOC104214362 gene encoding BURP domain protein RD22 produces the protein MELKLLHVLTYLSLALVASYAALPPASSGQTYWNTKLPNTPIPKAIKDSLQPTGLTEDKSTSVEVGKGGVNVNTGKGHSGSGTNVNVGHKGVGVSTGKGHSGRGANVNVGHKGVGVSTGGGTHVGVGKGGVGVTTPGHHGRPPVYVGVRPGPSPFVYNYAAKDDQLHDNPNVALFFLEKDLHQGSNMNLQFVKTTNNAATFLPRQVANSIPFSSNKMPEILSQFSVKPDSEEAQILKQTVQECEEPGIKGEEKYCATSLESMVDFSTSKLGNKVQPVSTETEKETQMQKYTILGAKKMGNGKSDAVVCHKQNYAYAVFYCHKTETTESYMVSLVGADGTKAKAVAVCHKDTSAWNPKHLAFKVLKVTPGSVPVCHFLPEDHIVWVPKN, from the exons ATGGAGTTGAAGCTCCTTCACGTCCTCACTTACCTTTCG TTGGCACTAGTGGCAAGTTATGCAGCTCTTCCTCCTGCATCGAGCGGTCAAACTTATTGGAATACTAAGCTGCCTAATACGCCCATCCCAAAGGCAATCAAAGATTCTCTGCAGCCAACTG GATTGACGGAGGACAAAAGCACTTCAGTGGAAGTAGGCAAAGGCGGAGTAAACGTCAACACCGGCAAGGGGCACTCCGGCAGCGGCACTAACGTCAACGTTGGCCACAAAGGTGTCGGCGTAAGCACTGGCAAGGGTCACTCCGGCAGGGGAGCCAACGTCAACGTCGGCCACAAAGGCGTGGGCGTAAGCACCGGGGGCGGAACCCACGTTGGCGTCGGCAAAGGAGGAGTCGGCGTGACCACTCCCGGCCACCACGGAAGGCCGCCGGTGTACGTCGGTGTACGTCCCGGACCGTCACCTTTTGTTTACAATTACGCCGCCAAAGATGATCAACTTCACGACAACCCAAACGTCGCTCTTTTTTTCCTTGAGAAAGACTTGCACCAAGGTAGTAACATGAACTTGCAGTTTGTGAAAACTACAAATAATGCCGCCACTTTCTTGCCTCGCCAAGTAGCAAATTCTATTCCCTTTTCGTCAAACAAGATGCCAGAAATTCTTAGCCAGTTTTCAGTTAAGCCCGACTCTGAAGAAGCTCAGATCTTGAAGCAAACTGTCCAAGAATGTGAAGAGCCAG GTATTAAAGGAGAAGAGAAGTACTGTGCTACTTCATTAGAATCCATGGTTGATTTCAGCACATCAAAGTTAGGAAACAAAGTACAACCAGTATCAACAGAGACAGAGAAGGAAACACAAATGCAGAAATACACAATTCTAGGAGCCAAGAAAATGGGAAATGGGAAATCTGATGCTGTAGTTTGCCACAAGCAGAATTATGCATATGCAGTTTTCTACTGTCATAAAACAGAAACAACGGAGTCATACATGGTTTCTTTGGTTGGTGCTGATGGAACAAAGGCTAAAGCAGTAGCTGTTTGCCATAAGGATACTTCAGCTTGGAATCCAAAACATTTGGCTTTTAAAGTTCTTAAGGTTACACCTGGATCTGTTCCTGTTTGCCATTTCCTTCCTGAGGATCAcattgtttgggttcctaagaacTAG
- the LOC104214363 gene encoding uncharacterized protein, giving the protein MLDKEAKRQKGNAILKVWNKLKMLKGDLKQLNSQEFSNIEHKIQAAKTKLEGIQAQMLGSGTGNETIAQEKAAKLELAKWLEVEESVLKQKSRIKWIKLGDSNTSYFHTCVKNRQATNHFGRLVNNTGQILQSTNEVEEELLNFYMKLLGTSASQLPAVDTEIMQKGCMLSRQQQLRLIKSVTREEVKKSILDIHDSKALGCDGFNSFFFKKTWHILGDEVIEAVMEFF; this is encoded by the coding sequence ATGTTGGACAAAGAGGCAAAGAGGCAAAAAGGAAATGCAATTTTAAAGGTATGGAATAAGCTCAAAATGCTAAAGGGAGATCTGAAGCAGCTAAATAGTCAAGAATTTAGCAACATTGAGCACAAGATTCAAGCAGCAAAAACTAAACTGGAAGGTATACAGGCTCAAATGCTAGGCTCAGGAACTGGCAATGAGACAATAGCACAAGAAAAGGCTGCAAAACTTGAATTGGCTAAATGGCTAGAGGTGGAGGAGAGTGTATTGAAGCAGAAATCAAGAATCAAATGGATCAAATTAGGGGATTCAAACACATCATACTTCCATACATGTGTGAAGAATAGGCAAGCAACAAATCATTTTGGCAGACTAGTCAACAATACAGGGCAAATACTCCAGAGTACAAATGAAGTGGAAGAGGAATTACTGAACTTCTACATGAAGTTACTTGGCACATCAGCTTCACAATTACCAGCGGTCGACACAGAAATCATGCAGAAAGGTTGTATGTTGAGTAGGCAACAACAACTACGGCTAATCAAGTCAGTCACAAGAGAGGAAGTAAAGAAATCAATACTGGACATTCATGATAGCAAAGCACTGGGATGTGATGGATTTAATTCATTTTTCTTTAAGAAGACATGGCATATTCTGGGTGATGAGGTTATTGAAGCAGTGATGGAGTTCTTTTAA
- the LOC104217832 gene encoding DNA-directed RNA polymerases II and V subunit 8A-like, whose protein sequence is MVETLFEDIFTVTQKDPDGKKFDRVNRIEARSEQFDMYMLLDVNTEIYPMRVKEKFMMVLASTLNLDGTPDTGYFIQGNKKSLADKFEYIMHGKLYRISEEGSGKHVKADIFVSFGGLLMQLRGDPSIAAKFELDQKLFLLLRKV, encoded by the exons ATGGTTGAAACACTTTTCGAAGATATATTTACTGTTACTCAAAAGGATCCTGATGGTAAAAAATTTGACAGAG TTAATCGCATTGAAGCACGGAGTGAGCAGTTTGACATGTACATGCTGTTGGATGTGAACACTGAGATATATCCTATGCGCGTCAAAGAGAAATTTATGATGGTTTTAGCATCTACTTTGAACTTGGATGGGACACCAGATACAGGTTATTTCATTCAG GGTAACAAGAAATCACTTGCTGACAAGTTCGAATATATCATGCATGGGAAGCTATATAGGATCTCAGAGGAAGGTTCAGGAAAGCATGTTAAAGC AGACATTTTTGTTTCATTTGGAGGACTTCTGATGCAGCTGAGAGGAGATCCATCCATTGCAGCTAAATTTGAGCTTGATCAGAAGCTGTTCCTTCTCCTAAGGAAGGTTTGA